ATCGAACGCATCGACGCCGCCACCAGGCTCGCCGGTTCAGGggtcctcctcttcttcttcggtCTCTACTGGGCCAAGCGGTCTAGACCAGTTTACCTGGTCGACTTCTCATGCTACAAACCGGAAGACGAACGCAAAATGTCCGTTGAGTCGTTTCTAAAAATGACTGAAGAAAACGGCGCATTTGCTCCGGACACGGTTAACTTCCAGACCCGCATTTCGAACCGGTCCGGTCTAGGCGATGAGACGTACTTGCCGCGAGGAATCACCTCCAACCCGCCACAGCTGTCCATGGAGCAAGCCCGGTCCGAGGCCGAGTCGGTCATGTTCGGCGCGCTCGACTCACTCTTCAAAAAAACGGGAAtcaaaccgaaccaaatcgACATCCTCATCGTGAACTGCAGCCTGTTCAACCCGACGCCGTCGCTGTCGTCCATGATCGTCAACCACTACAAGCTCAAAACCGACATTAAATCGTACAACCTGGGCGGCATGGGCTGCAGCGCCGGTCTGATCTCCATCGACCTCGCCAAGGACCTCCTCAAAGCAAATCCCAACTCCTACGCCGTCGTCGTCAGCACCGAAAACATAACCTTGAACTGGTACTTCGGAAACGACAAATCAATGCTCCTCTGCAACTGTATTTTCCGAATGGGCGGCGCCGCGGTTCTTCTATCGAACAGGAACCGCGACCTCGCCCGGTCCAAGTACGAGCTCGTACACACTGTCCGGACCCACAAGGGCGCTGACGGCAGGAACTACAAGTGTGTTTACCAGCGAGAAGACGACAAAGGGACCGTCGGCGTTTCGCTTGCGCGTGAGCTCATGGCCGTGGCGGGCGACGCGTTGAAAACGAACATAACGACGCTGGGCCCACTCGTCCTGCCGTTTACCGAACAGGTGTTGTTTTTCATAACGCTGATTAGGAAGAAGGTTTTCAAGGCGAAGGTCAAACCGTACATTCCGGACTTCAAGCTCGCGTTCGAGCACTTCTGCATACACGCGGGTGGACGCGCCGTCCTGGACGAGCTGGAGAAGAATCTTCAACTCACTGAGTGGCACATGGAGCCGTCTCGGATGACCTTGCACCGGTTCGGCAACACGTCGAGCAGTTCGCTGTGGTACGAGCTGTCGTACGCGGAGGCCAAGGGCCGGGTCGGGAGGGGTGACCGGGTTTGGCAGATTGCTTTCGGGTCGGGTTTTAAGTGTAACAGCGCGGTTTGGCGGGCCCTCCGGCCGATTTCTGTCGGGGACGGGTTGGGTAATCCGTGGATGGACTCAATTGATAAATACCCGGTCAAAGTCCCGATGGCTTAGTCTGTGTTGTCCACGTGGCGTTGTTTCAGTGGGCGAAGAGCTCCACCCGTACTCTCGTACGTGGAATTAGCTGTGGCTgggattgttttcttttcttttttttttttaattttttccgtTTATTACTGAATTTCCTATACCAACTTGTAGAatgaattatttaaaaaataattgaatattAAGGTCTTTAGAAAATTATTCTTAATGTTTTGCTAATTTTGTTTAAAGTAGTAGTATTGCTCGATTAGATATATTTACTAATTTTTTATCCAGTTGCAATTAGAAGGGGACAAGGAAATTAAAATCCCAGTATATCAATGGGATTGATATGTTCTGTGTTGAACAATTATATTCAAAAGAACAAGTTAATAtatctgttgaccctaaaaactacaaagcctacgtggcacgcaggccgagtaattaatgagctaactacgtcattcggtgaatgcggggcgtgccaactcgtcggccgagctcggccgaggagtaaatttgttgatgttgcgttgggtgcgcggctgacttctgcgtcttgcgattgcggccgagaaaggaacacgtctcggcctcttgggctctcgaacctgaagacaaggttactattcttacgaagttcaatatcaaattcggctttcaatatgCCGAACGTAATAacgtgtaacacctcacttcgccgaaaaggctgatgagatgacctcgaccaataagggttcagaaacccttctcgactgagacttggataggtaatcaaccgttctcgccgcagtgttgttgatgccaacggaagatactgcgagaccgattgattctacggtgacagagctatctatgccgacttaagatatcaccggttgcttccacagtgctgttgatgccaacggaagatgtgtcagcgaaaaaggaaaaagaaaaatcacaagttgtgagaatttgcgcagggcaattttgtattgatttgcaggggcctTTCCTGGTGCACAGcttcccctatttatagcactggaccTTAAGTCTGAGTTAGAATCCTATTCGGACTAGGTTTTCCTCCCCGGATCAACGTCACATCGACCAATCCTATCTTTACTAGGACTatgaatctagtccttaactgagccggatttgCCTTCTGGATTACTGATCCCGTCGAGATTCCTCATTGTACTAGGACTCGGCTGGCGTTCTGACCTAACCGCCCTAGGCTGGGAAGCCCACTAGCCGATcggcctcccgggccgagagtgatcctaccctcggcccaaattaatattttgggcccaaacattgccccctcgcttctgaggtcctcggtcTGAATTCTTCGGCCGggtttcggccttgaagaagcgaatctatTACTCAGAGCCCTAATGCCCGAGTTCCAAGGCGTATTCATTGAACATAATTACACGATCTTGATTCTGTTAACCGAACTCGCCACGTGGCGTCCTCTAACACGACCAATCCCAATAATGACGTCCAAGGCGTGCGGCTGCATGAACCGTCTTGCCATTATGACCActatctcaatccgcgagccactTCCTCAGTTCGTGAGCCCACTTGTCATCGTGCAGGCGTCGAAACGTCTTCCGCCATTAATCTCGTcgtcacacgcaatcgtgcgcccccaacATCTGAAACCTTTGGTCTTTTCAACTgcatttcccaaatgttcatcatgatcaacgattctttcggtcgattttgccctttgttttgaatttcaaacgatTACCCTTCCTGccaaaagcctataaatactgaAAATCTCTCATTCGCACTTTACGCTCCCAAAACTTTCTGAAAACTCTTGCTCTTATTCTCCAGCACATTTCTTTTTCCAGGCCTTCGTCTTCAAAtcccccaacccagaaaaccctTTTACGCCGtgcttccttcttacaatggcgtccttcatctccaagctttccagggaatgtgaccagcatcagaagattcttgatcggagctcgatcaagactatacggtttgaaagtgacatgagcaccgtccaccaaatcttgggtcctctcttcaaggctaCAATACCGCCGACCATTACTGGCCTTCTCCAGGAGCACTGCCTAACACCCTTGctacaagggtttgaatggtcgagatgggatgcggcgaaaccccaaggctcctggccctcgacgaccacatcctgggcagcctgggttgttCGAATGGAACGGCTCTTCGACGAACAATGGAAAGCCCTCGGTATCTACGATGCCGTCCTCCTCTCGTCAATGGATGTCGTTctcgacaaggagcttctcctagccgccttgtgcttctggtgctcggccaccaacaccctGGTTCTTCCTCTTGGTCCCATCGGTCCCACCATCCTTGATGTCACCGCCATTCTGGGGACTTCGGCAACCGGGATCCCTATCGACGCGGCCCTCTCTGGGCACCCGTCGAATATTGATCTGAAGACGCTTTTTGATCGAAGAGCCTTCGAGGCCTTGAACCGTGACGGTCAAATCCCGTCGAAAGAAGACATccagaagctccacaagaacttctttaattacaacaccctctatcttcacttcgccggccgaggagaggaggacctgcgagagggagagcatgaagccttcctcttctattggtacaacaagtacatttgttgtaccaagtcaaacaaaTGCTTGGTCGAGAATATGCCGGTAGCCGAGGCCCTGGCCAGTGGTCACGTCTTGGCACTGAGCTCCAACATTCTCGCCCATCTCTTCCGCTGCCTGGCCGAGGCGACCCTCCATAAAATCGATCCACACCAGAATGGTCCCCTCTGGGTTTTCCAACTCTGGTTACAAGTttacttcgcctcccttcggccggccatagcTGACTTCTCACCAACGAAGGCGCTTGGACCTCAGCTGGCCTCTCGACCGACACCTCCCcatcaagccgaagaggtatttcggtACCTCTTCGCTCTCGACGACTTCTCCAACGACGAGTTCTTGATATGTCATCGTCGAGACTATCCTTCCTCCATCAGGCTGCCTACCTCTACGTGGGGCGCGGAGGAGGACGCCGATCTTCGTCAGacctgggggtcgtttgtgcttgctcgcgacctccctctcggctgtgatgggaaacggtcgggttgggaagtatatcatccgaacttccttgccCGACAGCTCGGCTATCTTCAGGGCTGCCCCGTCCCCCTTCTCTTCTCCCGAACAGTCCTAAGCCGTGGACGTGAACCTCGTTCCTCGAAGAAGGAATGTAAAACTGCCGCGAGGGAGTTCCAAGAGTACTGccaaaaattccgccttcgGTGACACCTTCGGTGAGTGGTGGGAAAATTACACCTAGGAGTTCTTTGGTGCTCCGGTCGAAGAGGTGCTGAACAAACTCTTTGGTGACCGACCTAAGAAGGCCTCAGCCCCCCAAACTCAAGGTAATTGTTTCTCCTATTTTCCTTCAACCTTGCTTATTGATTTGCCTTACTGAATTGTTTTTATCTTCTTAGGTAGTCGGCCTTCGAGAAAAAAGGAGGCTGTTGCTGCGGCCATGGTCGAGAAAAAATCGGCCGTGGTTAAAAGGGATAAGGCTGCTGGTCGGGCCATGCTGACCAAACGACCTCGCCAAGAGGCCGAGCCGGTCGTCGAACCTCCGCCGCCTGCCAAGCGGGTAAAACAGCTGGCAAAGAAAGGcgcacgggagatccacgtcaTCTCCAGTCAAACTACAGGGGCGACGACTCCCAGTGTTTCCCCTTCTCCTGCCGTTGTTCAACCCTCGGTCGAGAAACAGCCCGCCCCGGCCACAACGACAGTTCGAACGCAGCCTATCTCTAGGACTGGTACACCAGTTGTGCCTCCCTCCGTCGAGGAAACACCCGTTCCAAAAAAGGTGGTTTCTGCGACCGAGGGTACAGCCCCTGGAAATCCAAAACCCTCGGTCTTCATTctggaagagagtgaggggagcgacgaggtcccACTGGCAGATCGTCCTCACTCTCGTCGGCAACCTCTCCCAAGGTCTGAGATGGTGGTTCAAGCCGGCCCCTCCACGGCTGATCGTGGCAAGCGCCCGGTCGAGGAACCGACGGCGATGGCCGAACCCCTCGCTCATTCTCAGGACCAGGATGTCCCTACCTCCTCCGAAACGGCGGTTCCGGTCGGCCCATCTgcagccgaccgtggcaaacgcccgctcgaggaacccgaggcAACGGCGGAATCGCCCGTTCATCCTCAAGACCAGGGCTTCCATATTCCTCCACAGGAGGTTACCtcggccttcgtaagtaccTTCGACCATCTTTCCTTGATTTCTTTTttgctttagaattctaaacgagGGAAATaataaatgtcaggtgcctgtacattcttttcaccgacaattctatgcgccgaagggcgttatctatatttcttggccgcctcagtggccatcaaacgtagataacctccatcggccgcgtgaactgagaagcaacctgagacactgggctcggccattgagttctttaggttcgagcaacgatcctggaGACATGGCtgaggtctcctctcggcaggttaaaaaaacgaaaccttcttgctattcttATCACGACTTCTTTTAAACTTAACCTGATTTGTAtgtgcaggcttcatgggaggtcgaattcaaagccctcctcTCCAGCACAACTGCAGAGTCCGGTCCTTCGGCTGCTACAACTGAAGCTGCCGATCCAAGCGCCCTAACCCAGTTGCGAGAAGTCATGTCGCTTTCAACATCGCAAGTActtgagcgcaacggtcttAATCTGCTTGGCGTATGTCTGAACAACCTTGGAGCCGACGGTTGCCTGAGTGGAGATGCCATAGTTCGggcatcgtctgccttggagcgtgttcgggagacatttagtaTCTTCCAGACGGCTTTAAAGGCCGAACAGGACTTGCAAGCCACCACGGCCGTGCAAGACACCCTTCGTCTAAAAATCGACGATCTACGGGTAAAAGGAGAAgcgttagccgagctcgaccgtcagatggccgaactagcaaAACGTCGGTCAGCCATTGCTTCCGAGCTTG
This region of Malus domestica chromosome 07, GDT2T_hap1 genomic DNA includes:
- the LOC103439418 gene encoding 3-ketoacyl-CoA synthase 1; translation: MDAVSVDTSSNSNNSSSINMDKERLTAEMAFKDSSSAVIKIRERLPDFLQSVKLKYVKLGYGYTVNAATIILFLLILPLFVSVLIQLTGLELERITELWTNQAVRIERIDAATRLAGSGVLLFFFGLYWAKRSRPVYLVDFSCYKPEDERKMSVESFLKMTEENGAFAPDTVNFQTRISNRSGLGDETYLPRGITSNPPQLSMEQARSEAESVMFGALDSLFKKTGIKPNQIDILIVNCSLFNPTPSLSSMIVNHYKLKTDIKSYNLGGMGCSAGLISIDLAKDLLKANPNSYAVVVSTENITLNWYFGNDKSMLLCNCIFRMGGAAVLLSNRNRDLARSKYELVHTVRTHKGADGRNYKCVYQREDDKGTVGVSLARELMAVAGDALKTNITTLGPLVLPFTEQVLFFITLIRKKVFKAKVKPYIPDFKLAFEHFCIHAGGRAVLDELEKNLQLTEWHMEPSRMTLHRFGNTSSSSLWYELSYAEAKGRVGRGDRVWQIAFGSGFKCNSAVWRALRPISVGDGLGNPWMDSIDKYPVKVPMA